A window from Variovorax sp. PBL-E5 encodes these proteins:
- a CDS encoding amino acid ABC transporter substrate-binding protein, with protein MQSPTLNRRSIVGGIAALAAALSARGAFAQADKPVRIGFSMARTGMLANATPSQSNTYELWKEQVNARGGMDVGGQKRKVEFVTYDDQSKPEQAVRIYEKLITDDKVDLLLAPWGTPFQIAIAPVLEKFKFPMVGNTAASVALRQVKPGYIWFPTSAIPDRIGVELTAMLKAQNVKSAVVLSNVLPFTKEIKNYLEPELKKAGIEIKLSTEYPPDIKDMTSILTQVKQANPDAVLALAYPSDSVLYAKQAKELGIASPFQFIAIGPSDAFFAKAVGAASAEGVVTIAHWTPRAEWKGSQAFYDAYVKKFGEDPDYLNSALAWMSLEILETAVAKAGLDKNKIRQIVSTETFDTINGKVRFDGVQNAITPTAFVQTQKGKLQLVWPKSIATGQYEPKKSW; from the coding sequence ATGCAAAGTCCGACCCTGAACCGCAGATCGATCGTCGGCGGCATCGCCGCACTGGCCGCGGCCTTGTCCGCGCGAGGCGCCTTCGCGCAGGCCGACAAGCCCGTGCGCATCGGCTTCTCGATGGCCCGCACCGGCATGCTGGCCAACGCGACGCCATCGCAGTCCAACACCTACGAGCTCTGGAAGGAGCAGGTGAACGCGCGCGGCGGCATGGACGTCGGCGGCCAGAAGCGCAAGGTCGAGTTCGTCACCTACGACGACCAGTCCAAGCCCGAGCAGGCGGTGCGCATCTACGAGAAGCTGATCACCGACGACAAGGTCGACCTGCTGCTCGCGCCCTGGGGCACGCCGTTCCAGATCGCCATCGCGCCGGTGCTGGAGAAGTTCAAGTTCCCGATGGTCGGCAACACCGCCGCGTCGGTCGCGCTGCGGCAGGTCAAGCCGGGCTACATCTGGTTCCCGACCTCGGCCATTCCGGACCGCATCGGCGTCGAGCTCACCGCGATGCTGAAGGCGCAGAACGTCAAGTCGGCGGTGGTGCTGTCCAACGTGCTGCCTTTCACCAAGGAGATCAAGAACTATCTCGAGCCCGAGCTCAAGAAGGCCGGCATCGAGATCAAGCTCTCCACCGAGTACCCACCGGACATCAAGGACATGACCTCGATCCTCACGCAGGTCAAGCAGGCCAATCCGGATGCCGTGCTCGCGCTCGCCTACCCGAGCGATTCGGTGCTCTATGCCAAGCAGGCCAAGGAACTCGGCATTGCGAGTCCGTTCCAGTTCATCGCCATCGGACCGAGCGATGCCTTCTTCGCCAAGGCGGTCGGTGCCGCGTCGGCCGAAGGCGTGGTCACCATCGCGCACTGGACGCCGCGCGCCGAATGGAAGGGCTCGCAGGCCTTCTACGACGCCTACGTCAAGAAGTTCGGCGAGGATCCGGACTACCTCAACTCGGCGCTGGCCTGGATGTCGCTCGAGATCCTCGAGACCGCGGTCGCCAAGGCCGGCCTCGACAAGAACAAGATCCGCCAGATCGTCAGCACCGAGACCTTCGACACCATCAACGGCAAGGTGCGCTTCGACGGCGTGCAGAACGCGATCACGCCGACCGCCTTCGTGCAGACGCAGAAGGGCAAGCTGCAGCTCGTGTGGCCGAAGTCGATCGCGACCGGCCAGTACGAGCCCAAGAAGTCCTGGTGA
- a CDS encoding alpha/beta fold hydrolase, translating to MSYRIPGSPALAVDLAGTGPLALFMHGIGGNRSNWRANLPAFAPHFACVAWDARGYGDSEDYEGTLAFDDFVDDVLRVLDHFGAERAHLVGLSMGGRIAMRAALLHPQRIATLTLLDTHEGFEAFTPQQRQDFVDSRRAPLLAGQSPADIADAVARSLVGPHATTAQLQQLIDSIAALHKDSYIKSLRATVDQVVLGDISRITAPAHFVVGADDRLTPVAMHREMAAKLGGAPVTVLSRAGHLSNIENAPAFNAAAVEWLAPRATLGSTPLHWPA from the coding sequence ATGAGCTATCGCATTCCGGGTTCGCCCGCACTGGCCGTCGACCTCGCCGGCACCGGGCCGCTGGCCCTCTTCATGCACGGCATCGGCGGCAACCGCAGCAACTGGCGCGCCAACCTGCCGGCCTTCGCGCCGCACTTCGCCTGCGTGGCCTGGGACGCGCGCGGCTACGGCGACAGCGAGGACTACGAAGGCACGCTCGCCTTCGACGATTTCGTCGACGACGTGCTGCGCGTGCTCGACCACTTCGGCGCCGAGCGCGCGCACCTGGTCGGCCTGTCGATGGGCGGCCGCATCGCGATGCGCGCGGCGCTGCTGCATCCGCAGCGCATCGCGACGCTGACGCTGCTCGACACGCACGAAGGCTTCGAGGCCTTCACGCCGCAGCAGCGCCAGGATTTCGTCGACAGCCGGCGCGCGCCGCTGCTGGCCGGGCAGTCGCCGGCCGACATCGCCGATGCGGTCGCGCGCTCGCTGGTCGGGCCACACGCCACGACAGCGCAACTGCAGCAGCTGATCGACAGCATCGCGGCGTTGCACAAGGATTCGTACATCAAGTCGCTGCGGGCCACGGTCGACCAGGTGGTGCTGGGCGACATCTCGCGCATCACGGCGCCGGCACACTTCGTGGTCGGCGCCGACGACCGGCTCACGCCGGTGGCGATGCATCGCGAGATGGCGGCCAAGCTCGGCGGCGCACCGGTCACGGTGCTGTCGCGCGCGGGCCACTTGAGCAACATCGAGAATGCGCCGGCCTTCAACGCGGCGGCCGTCGAGTGGCTGGCGCCGCGCGCCACGCTCGGATCGACGCCGCTGCACTGGCCGGCCTGA
- a CDS encoding branched-chain amino acid ABC transporter permease: MNSLGRERSWLVLLAAGIVAMSVLPFVANDYIVGTGLTLLMWLALTQSWCVLSKMTGYVSLGHVVFYGLGAYLVVVTWQQVPLWLAIPAAGLLAAAFAALVGLPVLRVRGPYFVILTFGLAELVKFSIMAIESASGTASRILFGTPDLVIVYFAMFALALLATGLLTWVSRSRFGHGLRSLRENEEAAETLGVPVVRFKLIAFVLSAAIPGMVGAVMALRSTYFVVDGVFDPMISITVIAMAILGGGDNAKGPLLGAVFLFLVQELLWANAPLLYMIILGAILITFVLLLPNGLVGLADAWARRRDAAAEGAES, translated from the coding sequence ATGAATTCTCTTGGGCGCGAACGCTCCTGGCTGGTCCTTCTTGCCGCCGGCATCGTCGCGATGTCGGTGCTGCCCTTCGTCGCCAACGACTACATCGTCGGCACCGGCCTCACGCTCTTGATGTGGCTCGCGCTCACGCAGAGCTGGTGCGTGCTGTCGAAGATGACCGGCTACGTCTCGCTCGGCCACGTGGTGTTCTACGGCCTCGGCGCCTACCTGGTGGTGGTGACCTGGCAGCAGGTGCCGCTGTGGCTGGCGATCCCCGCGGCCGGGCTGCTCGCGGCCGCCTTCGCGGCGCTGGTCGGGCTGCCGGTGCTGCGTGTGCGCGGACCCTACTTCGTGATCCTGACCTTCGGGCTGGCCGAGCTGGTCAAGTTCAGCATCATGGCGATCGAGTCGGCCAGCGGCACTGCGAGCCGGATCCTGTTCGGCACGCCCGATCTCGTGATCGTCTACTTCGCGATGTTCGCGCTGGCACTGCTCGCGACCGGCCTCCTGACCTGGGTCAGCCGCTCGCGCTTCGGCCACGGCCTGCGCTCGCTGCGCGAGAATGAGGAGGCCGCCGAGACGCTCGGCGTGCCGGTGGTGCGCTTCAAGCTGATCGCCTTCGTGCTCTCGGCCGCGATCCCGGGCATGGTCGGCGCGGTGATGGCGCTGCGCTCGACCTACTTCGTGGTCGACGGCGTGTTCGATCCGATGATCTCGATCACCGTCATCGCGATGGCGATCCTCGGCGGCGGCGACAACGCAAAGGGGCCGCTGCTCGGCGCCGTGTTCCTGTTCCTGGTGCAGGAGCTGCTGTGGGCCAACGCGCCGCTGCTCTACATGATCATCCTCGGCGCGATCCTCATCACCTTCGTGCTGCTGCTGCCCAACGGGCTGGTGGGGCTGGCCGATGCGTGGGCGCGCAGGCGCGATGCCGCCGCGGAAGGAGCCGAATCGTGA
- a CDS encoding ABC transporter ATP-binding protein, with protein MTASHVMLEVEGLVAGYGPTRVIHGLSLQVRAGGVTALLGANGAGKTTLMKTLCGLLPVQGGTLRFLGEDIGRSAADRRVLAGLVLVPEGRMVFPTLTVHENLRLGGINLRARPQWRRNVERVYEVFPRLRERSSQAAVTLSGGEQQMLAIGRGLMAEPKLMLLDEPTLGLAPVMAMEIFALVRRLTAEGLTLLLAEQDVQRTLEVAGQAYVVENGRIAAEGPATDIAGDPRIRQAYLGL; from the coding sequence ATGACGGCTTCCCACGTGATGCTCGAAGTCGAGGGGCTGGTCGCCGGCTACGGGCCGACCCGCGTCATCCATGGCCTGTCGCTGCAGGTGCGCGCGGGCGGCGTGACTGCGCTGCTTGGCGCCAACGGCGCGGGCAAGACCACGCTGATGAAGACGCTGTGCGGTCTCTTGCCGGTGCAGGGCGGCACGCTGCGCTTCCTCGGCGAAGACATCGGCCGCAGCGCCGCGGACCGGCGCGTGCTGGCCGGCCTGGTGCTGGTGCCCGAGGGCCGCATGGTGTTCCCCACGCTCACGGTGCACGAGAACCTGCGCCTGGGCGGCATCAACCTGCGCGCGCGACCGCAATGGCGGCGCAACGTCGAGCGCGTGTACGAGGTTTTCCCGCGCCTGCGCGAGCGTTCGTCGCAGGCTGCGGTCACGCTGTCGGGCGGCGAGCAGCAGATGCTGGCCATCGGCCGCGGCCTGATGGCCGAACCGAAGCTGATGCTGCTGGACGAACCCACGCTCGGCCTCGCGCCGGTGATGGCGATGGAGATCTTCGCGCTGGTGCGCCGCCTCACCGCCGAGGGCCTGACGCTGCTGCTGGCCGAGCAGGATGTGCAGCGCACGCTGGAGGTCGCCGGCCAGGCCTATGTGGTCGAGAACGGCCGCATCGCGGCCGAAGGACCGGCCACCGACATCGCCGGCGATCCGCGCATCCGCCAGGCCTACCTGGGACTCTGA
- a CDS encoding ABC transporter ATP-binding protein, whose amino-acid sequence MSALLSVQGLGKRFGGLTALHDVSFEVGAGQIVGVMGANGAGKTTLFSLIAGNSRPNAGRIEFDGQQIVGLRPDQICRLGVARTFQIVKPFASLTVLENLRTGAMFGRAQHLHVAEADAASRRVLEDLGLAAMADRRASALTLSGQKRLEIARCVATGAQLLLLDEVMAGLTPTEVGEMLETLRRLQQSRGLTLLVIEHVMRALMELCGRIVVLHHGELIAEGSPAEIGDNPKVLSVYFGAHA is encoded by the coding sequence GTGAGCGCACTGCTGTCCGTGCAGGGCCTGGGCAAGCGCTTCGGCGGACTGACCGCGCTGCACGACGTGTCCTTCGAAGTCGGCGCCGGCCAGATCGTCGGCGTCATGGGCGCCAACGGTGCCGGCAAGACCACGCTCTTCAGCCTCATCGCCGGCAACTCGCGCCCGAACGCGGGCCGCATCGAATTCGACGGCCAGCAGATCGTCGGCCTGCGGCCGGATCAGATCTGCCGGCTCGGCGTTGCGCGCACCTTTCAGATCGTCAAGCCCTTCGCTTCGCTGACCGTGCTGGAGAACCTGCGCACCGGCGCGATGTTCGGCCGCGCGCAGCACCTGCACGTGGCCGAGGCGGATGCCGCATCGCGCCGCGTGCTCGAAGACCTTGGCCTCGCCGCGATGGCGGACCGCCGCGCTTCGGCGCTCACGCTGTCGGGCCAGAAGCGGCTCGAGATCGCGCGCTGCGTGGCGACCGGTGCGCAGCTGCTGCTGCTCGACGAGGTGATGGCAGGGCTCACGCCCACCGAGGTCGGCGAGATGCTCGAGACGCTGCGCCGCCTGCAGCAGTCGCGCGGCCTCACGCTCCTGGTCATCGAGCACGTGATGCGCGCGCTGATGGAGCTGTGCGGCCGCATCGTCGTGCTGCACCACGGCGAGCTGATCGCCGAAGGTTCGCCGGCGGAGATCGGCGACAACCCGAAGGTGCTGTCGGTGTATTTCGGAGCGCATGCATGA
- a CDS encoding alpha/beta hydrolase: MKLDHYPPQEPLSPLGAAYQARILALGEGIEGEAHAYGADPYQTLTVFRPEAPSGDVLLFFHGGGWTSGYKEWMYFMAPALLAQGVTFVSAGYRLAPGHVFPAGFEDGADAVAWVWRHVAGQGDGAHRLFVGGHSAGGHYAALLAVTTGWRAAHGLPPDVLSGCLPVSGVYRLGADSGINSRPRFLGTQAPERADAAASPIARVEAAACPPFLITHGSRDFPHLIVQAQQMAAALEAAGVAVQTHILEGADHFEASVACGERPAGWPALAAAWMRQRAASPHPVDRRT; this comes from the coding sequence ATGAAGCTCGATCACTATCCGCCGCAGGAGCCGCTGTCGCCGCTGGGCGCGGCATACCAGGCCCGCATCCTCGCGCTCGGCGAGGGCATCGAGGGCGAGGCGCATGCCTACGGCGCGGACCCGTACCAGACGCTCACCGTGTTCCGGCCCGAAGCGCCGAGCGGCGATGTGCTGCTGTTCTTCCACGGCGGCGGCTGGACCAGCGGCTACAAGGAGTGGATGTACTTCATGGCGCCCGCGCTGCTGGCGCAGGGCGTGACTTTCGTGAGCGCGGGTTACCGGCTGGCGCCGGGCCATGTGTTCCCGGCCGGCTTCGAGGACGGGGCCGATGCGGTCGCGTGGGTGTGGCGGCATGTCGCAGGGCAGGGCGATGGCGCGCACCGTCTCTTCGTCGGCGGGCATTCGGCCGGTGGCCACTATGCGGCATTGCTCGCGGTCACGACGGGCTGGCGCGCGGCGCACGGGTTGCCGCCCGATGTGCTGAGCGGTTGCCTGCCGGTGTCGGGCGTCTACCGCCTCGGCGCCGACAGCGGCATCAACAGCCGGCCGCGCTTCCTCGGCACGCAGGCGCCCGAGCGCGCCGATGCGGCCGCGTCGCCGATCGCACGCGTCGAGGCGGCCGCCTGTCCGCCTTTCCTGATCACGCACGGCAGCCGCGACTTCCCGCACCTCATCGTGCAGGCACAGCAGATGGCCGCAGCCCTCGAGGCCGCTGGCGTTGCCGTGCAAACCCACATCCTCGAAGGTGCAGACCACTTCGAGGCCAGCGTGGCCTGTGGCGAACGTCCCGCGGGATGGCCGGCACTCGCAGCAGCGTGGATGCGGCAGCGCGCCGCATCACCCCATCCCGTCGACAGGAGAACCTGA
- a CDS encoding helix-turn-helix transcriptional regulator, giving the protein MYLSERQSAALAESFRLLVNAEDADELRQQLAGPVTRLLGADSMVSRDMDPETSRYVIRVAHNMDAAHAATYDHYYQFCDPVTPALKPMRCASFSQVFSMSELTRTEFFNDFLRVHGIYWGMNLYAYAEGRCVGDLLVFRTQSRDDFDANDLAILRMIEPALTAAFVRLQKPAPADAIVLPSDEAADVPLLLAEHARLTEREAEVTMLASRGYADKEIARELGIEISTVRYYLKNALLKLDVKGRNRLAHVVTELLTRRRLRLQAGTASAASPARTH; this is encoded by the coding sequence ATGTACCTGAGCGAGCGACAGTCCGCCGCGCTGGCGGAAAGTTTTCGACTGCTGGTCAACGCCGAGGATGCCGACGAGCTGAGGCAGCAACTCGCGGGACCGGTCACGCGGCTGCTCGGCGCCGACAGCATGGTGTCGCGCGACATGGACCCCGAGACCTCGCGCTATGTGATCCGCGTCGCGCACAACATGGACGCGGCGCACGCGGCCACCTACGACCACTACTACCAGTTCTGCGATCCGGTCACGCCGGCGCTCAAGCCGATGCGCTGCGCCTCCTTCAGCCAGGTGTTCTCGATGAGCGAACTCACGCGCACCGAGTTCTTCAACGACTTCCTGCGCGTGCATGGCATCTACTGGGGCATGAACCTGTATGCCTACGCCGAGGGCCGCTGCGTCGGCGATCTGCTGGTGTTCCGCACCCAGTCGCGCGACGACTTCGATGCCAACGACCTGGCGATCCTGCGCATGATCGAGCCGGCCTTGACCGCCGCCTTCGTGCGCCTGCAGAAGCCGGCGCCGGCCGACGCGATCGTGCTGCCGAGCGACGAGGCGGCCGACGTGCCGCTGCTGCTGGCCGAGCACGCGCGGCTGACCGAGCGCGAGGCGGAGGTCACCATGCTGGCCTCGCGCGGCTACGCGGACAAGGAAATCGCGCGCGAGCTCGGCATCGAAATCTCCACGGTGCGCTACTACCTGAAAAACGCCCTGCTAAAACTGGATGTCAAGGGCCGCAATCGGCTCGCCCATGTGGTAACCGAATTGCTGACGCGGCGCCGGCTGCGCCTGCAGGCCGGCACGGCCTCCGCGGCATCGCCGGCACGAACCCACTGA
- a CDS encoding branched-chain amino acid ABC transporter permease — protein MPVLDVLLSGQLLFAALVTGSLYALVALGLNLVYGTMRMLNVAHGDLVMLGAYGGYWAFSIAGVSPLLAAPVVAGLGGLLGYLLYRGLFRRLLARSATDAGRMEGNSLLLFFGLSIILQNAAAMLFTPNNRAYQYLDEVWHVGNVSMTGNRIAALAVAGSTCIAIAVFLGRSMAGLAMRSVIERREAAFIVGVDVDRVQWTSFALGFASAALAGVLMSMLEQFSPFSGFPFTIAGFIVIILGGLGNVMAGLVAALVLGAIETYGVALTSANLRSVLLYGCFVGALLLFPNGLLAKRSARS, from the coding sequence ATGCCCGTTCTCGACGTCCTGCTGTCGGGGCAGCTGCTGTTCGCCGCGCTGGTGACGGGTTCGCTCTATGCGCTGGTGGCGCTCGGGCTGAACCTGGTCTACGGCACGATGCGCATGCTCAATGTCGCGCACGGCGACCTCGTGATGCTGGGCGCCTATGGCGGCTACTGGGCCTTCAGCATCGCCGGCGTCTCGCCGCTGCTGGCCGCGCCGGTGGTGGCGGGGCTCGGCGGGCTGCTCGGCTACCTGCTGTACCGCGGGCTGTTCCGCCGGCTGCTGGCGCGCAGCGCGACCGATGCGGGGCGCATGGAAGGCAACTCGCTGCTGCTCTTCTTCGGCCTGTCGATCATCCTGCAGAACGCCGCGGCCATGCTCTTCACGCCCAACAACCGGGCCTACCAGTACCTCGACGAAGTCTGGCATGTCGGCAATGTCTCGATGACGGGCAACCGCATCGCCGCGCTCGCGGTGGCGGGCAGCACCTGCATCGCGATCGCGGTGTTCCTCGGCCGCAGCATGGCCGGCCTGGCGATGCGTTCGGTGATCGAGCGGCGCGAGGCGGCCTTCATCGTCGGCGTCGACGTCGACCGTGTGCAGTGGACCAGCTTCGCGCTCGGCTTCGCGAGCGCGGCGCTGGCCGGCGTGCTGATGTCGATGCTCGAACAGTTCTCGCCCTTCTCGGGCTTTCCCTTCACCATCGCCGGCTTCATAGTGATCATCCTCGGCGGCCTCGGCAACGTGATGGCCGGGCTGGTGGCGGCGCTGGTGCTCGGCGCGATCGAGACCTACGGCGTCGCGCTCACCTCGGCCAATCTGCGTTCGGTGCTGCTGTACGGCTGCTTCGTCGGTGCGTTGCTCCTGTTCCCCAACGGCCTCTTGGCCAAACGCTCGGCCCGAAGCTGA